The Primulina tabacum isolate GXHZ01 chromosome 7, ASM2559414v2, whole genome shotgun sequence genome includes a window with the following:
- the LOC142551447 gene encoding glutamyl-tRNA reductase 1, chloroplastic-like, translating to MAVSSAFVGTKLENLFISSTATASAASASTPPVGSLCKPGNPGKRRAYLNRRGYSGNLRCEAASNALGQLDSTNAASYSGLASSLSALELLKSSVADRYTKEKTSIVVIGLSIHTAPVEMREKLAIPEAEWPRAIGELCSLNHIEEAAVLSTCNRMEIYVLALSRHRGIKEVTEWMSKTSGVPVPEICQHRFLLYDKDATQHIFEVSSGLDSLVLGEGQILAQVKQVVKVGQGVVGFGRNISSLFKHAITVGKRVRTETNIAAGAVSVSSAAVELALMKLPESSHATARMLVIGAGKMGKLVIKHLVAKGCTEMVVVNRSEERVAAIREEIKGIEIVYRPLTEMLKSAAEADVIFTSTASDIPLFLKEHVVDFPSVGPILGGSRLFIDISVPRNVGACVNEHEGSRVYNVDDLKEVVAANKEDRLRKAMEAQEIITEESKQFEAWRDSLETVPTIKKLRAYAERIRAAEVEKCLSKMGDEIPKKSQKAVDDLSRGIVNKLLHGPMQHLRCDGSDSRTLSETLENMHALNRMFSLETDISVLEHKIRAKVEQTQK from the exons ATGGCTGTTTCAAGCGCGTTTGTGGGTACGAAGCTGGAGAATCTGTTTATCAGTAGTACGGCGACGGCTTCGGCCGCCTCAGCATCAACGCCTCCTGTTGGCTCGCTCTGCAAGCCGGGGAATCCTGGAAAGCGTCGAGCTTATCTGAATAGGAGGGGATATTCCGGGAATTTGAGGTGCGAGGCTGCATCCAACGCCTTGGGTCAACTGGATTCCACTAATGCAGCTTCGTATTCTGGTCTTGCGTCGAGCCTCTCCGCTCTGGAGCTGCTCAAGTCTTCCGTCGCTGACC GATATACTAAAGAAAAGACCAGCATTGTAGTCATTGGTCTCAGCATCCACACGGCGCCTGTTGAAATGCGGGAAAAACTTGCTATACCTGAAGCAGAGTGGCCTAGAGCTATTGGGGAGCTGTGCAGTTTGAATCATATCGAAGAAGCTGCTGTCCTTAGTACATGTAACAGAATGGAAATCTATGTTTTAGCTCTCTCTAGGCACCGGGGAATCAAAGAAGTGACTGAATGGATGTCTAAG ACTAGTGGCGTTCCAGTTCCAGAGATCTGCCAGCACCGTTTTTTGCTCTATGACAAAGATGCAACCCAGCACATTTTTGAAGTATCATCAGGGCTAGATTCATTGGTTTTAGGAGAAGGCCAAATCCTAGCACAAGTGAAACAAGTGGTTAAAGTTGGTCAAGGGGTTGTGGGCTTTGGAAGGAATATAAGCAGTCTCTTTAAACATGCAATCACTGTTGGAAAGAGGGTTAGAACAGAAACCAACATAGCAGCTGGGGCGGTTTCCGTTAGTTCAGCTGCTGTGGAATTGGCTTTAATGAAGCTTCCCGAATCCTCCCATGCCACTGCGAGGATGTTAGTAATCGGAGCAGGAAAAATGGGCAAGCTTGTGATCAAGCACTTGGTAGCCAAAGGGTGCACAGAGATGGTGGTAGTGAACAGAAGTGAAGAAAGAGTTGCTGCCATACGCGAGGAGATTAAAGGCATTGAAATAGTATACAGACCCCTCACTGAAATGCTGAAGAGTGCAGCTGAAGCTGATGTGATTTTTACCAGCACTGCATCTGACATTCCTCTTTTTCTCAAAGAGCATGTTGTCGACTTTCCATCGGTAGGTCCAATTCTTGGTGGTTCGAGACTTTTTATTGACATTTCTGTTCCAAGAAATGTTGGTGCATGTGTCAACGAGCATGAGGGTTCACGAGTGTACAACGTCGATGATCTTAAGGAGGTTGTGGCTGCAAATAAAGAGGATCGGCTACGCAAAGCAATGGAAGCTCAAGAAATCATCACTGAGGAATCGAAACAATTTGAAGCCTGGCGCGATTCACTAGAAACTGTTCCAACTATCAAGAAGTTAAGAGCTTATGCTGAAAGAATAAGAGCTGCAGAGGTTGAAAAATGTTTGTCAAAAATGGGTGACGAAATTCCAAAGAAATCGCAGAAGGCTGTTGATGATCTTAGCAGAGGCATTGTAAACAAGCTGTTACACGGCCCCATGCAGCATCTAAGGTGTGATGGGAGTGATAGCCGGACTTTGAGCGAAACCCTTGAGAATATGCATGCTCTTAATCGAATGTTCAGCCTCGAGACTGATATATCTGTGTTAGAACACAAGATTAGAGCTAAGGTAGAGCAAACTCAGAAGTAA
- the LOC142551446 gene encoding phosphoenolpyruvate carboxykinase (ATP) 1-like: MASGESRFSNWSNGLPKIQTDKMSGEEMKEDHEICHDDTAQPVKAQTIQELHSLQKKKSAPTTPLTGALGTFAAVVPEEERNKQQLQSISASLASLTRETGPKVVKGDPARKSETPHVQPLSHHHHQQQHFVPTFNISSDSALKFTHILYNLSPAELYEQAIKYEKGSFVASSGALATLSGAKTGRCPRDKRVVKDETTAEELWWGKGSPNIEMDEQTFMINRERAVDYLCSLEKVFVNDQFLNWDPENRIKVRIVSARAYHSLYMHNMCIRPSPEELENFGTPDVTIYNAGQFPCNRFTHYMTSSTSIDLNLARREMVILGTQYAGEMKKGLFSVMHYLMPKRQILSLHSGCNIGKDGDVALFFGLSGTGKTTLSTDHNRYLIGDDEHCWSESGVSNIEGGCYAKCIDLSREKEPDIWNAIKFGTVLENVVFDEHTREVEYTDKSVTENTRAAYPIEYIPNAKIPCVGPHPKNVILLACDAFGVLPPVSKLSLAQTMYHFISGYTAVMAGTVDGIKEPTATFSACFGAAFIMFHPTKYAAMLAEKMQKHGATGWLVNTGWSGGSYETGSRIKLAYTRKIIDAIHSGVLLEANYTKTELFGFEIPAGIEGVPSEILDPVNTWKDKNAHKETLLKLGGLFKKNFEVFLNHNIGTDNNLTQEILAAGPNF, translated from the exons ATGGCGAGTGGAGAATCTAGGTTTAGCAATTGGAGTAACGGATTGCCTAAGATTCAGACTGATAAGATGAGCGGGGAAGAAATGAAGGAAGATCATGAGATCTGCCACGACGACACCGCCCAGCCGGTGAAGGCTCAGACGATCCAGGAATTACACTCGCTTCAGAAGAAGAAATCCGCCCCCACCACTCCTCTCACGGGGGCGCTGGGCACCTTCGCCGCCGTAGTCCCCGAAGAAGAGCGCAACAAACAGCAGCTGCAATCAATTAG CGCGTCATTGGCGTCTTTGACTCGGGAAACAGGGCCGAAGGTGGTGAAGGGAGATCCGGCGAGAAAGTCGGAGACACCACACGTGCAGCCGTTGagtcatcatcatcatcagcagCAGCATTTCGTCCCCACTTTCAATATCAGCAGTGACAGTGCCCTTAAGTTCACTCACATCCTCTATAATCTCTCGCCCGCGG AGTTATACGAACAAGCCATAAAGTATGAGAAGGGATCATTCGTGGCGTCAAGCGGTGCATTGGCTACCTTGTCGGGAGCCAAAACTGGACGCTGTCCTAGAGATAAACGTGTTGTCAAGGATGAAACCACAGCCGAAGAACTTTGGTGGGGAAA GGGATCACCCAACATTGAAATGGACGAGCAAACTTTCATGATCAACAGGGAAAGAGCTGTGGATTACTTGTGTTCCTTGGAAAAG GTTTTTGTAAATGATCAGTTCCTTAACTGGGACCCAGAGAATCGCATTAAAGTCAGGATTGTCTCGGCTAGAGCCTATCATTCTCTGTATATGCACAACAT GTGCATCCGACCCAGTCCAGAGGAGCTGGAGAACTTTGGTACTCCAGACGTCACAATATACAATGCAGGGCAGTTTCCTTGTAATCGATTCACACATTATATGACTTCCTCAACTAGCATAGACCTTAATCTTGCTAGAAGGGAAATGGTCATTCTTGGCACACAGTATGCTGGAGAAATGAAGAAAGGTCTTTTTAGTGTGATGCATTATCTCATGCCTAAGCGCCAAATCCTCTCTTTACACTCCGGCTGTAATATTggaaaagatggagatgtaGCCCTCTTTTTTGGCTTATCAG GTACTGGAAAGACAACATTGTCTACCGATCACAATAGGTATTTGATAGGGGATGATGAGCATTGCTGGAGTGAGAGTGGTGTATCGAACATTGAGGGAGGCTGCTATGCTAAGTGCATAGACTTGTCTAGAGAAAAGGAGCCCGATATATGGAACGCCATCAAGTTTGGCACAG TTCTTGAAAATGTGGTCTTCGATGAACATACTCGAGAAGTGGAATATACAGATAAATCTGTGACAG AAAACACTCGGGCTGCTTATCCCATAGAATACATACCGAATGCCAAGATACCATGTGTAGGACCTCATCCGAAAAATGTCATTCTTTTGGCCTGTGATGCCTTTGGTGTTCTTCCCCCTGTCAGCAAACTGAGCTTGGCGCAGACCATGTACCACTTTATAAGTGGCTATACAGCTGTG ATGGCGGGAACCGTGGATGGTATAAAGGAGCCAACTGCAACATTTTCTGCATGCTTCGGTGCGGCATTTATAATGTTTCATCCTACCAAGTATGCAGCCATGTTGGCTGAGAAAATGCAGAAACATGGAGCAACAGGATGGCTTGTAAACACTGGCTGGTCTGGTGGAAG CTACGAAACGGGCAGTCGTATCAAGTTAGCTTACACGAGAAAAATAATTGATGCGATACACTCAGGAGTCCTCCTCGAAGCCAACTACACAAAGACAGAACTTTTCGGGTTTGAGATCCCTGCTGGAATCGAAGGAGTGCCTTCAGAAATCCTTGATCCCGTTAACACT